In Hippoglossus stenolepis isolate QCI-W04-F060 chromosome 20, HSTE1.2, whole genome shotgun sequence, the following are encoded in one genomic region:
- the casp8ap2 gene encoding CASP8-associated protein 2, with product MENINTNDVSGLLVPVVNVNEDSVDIYDDMDVGFHSNADNSTPNASQLKDSMDLYEEIVTEEQQSRETLYTDLKSRFQAAQTQIKELRRRLEQVEMQNTGLNTENFRLKKNICALLQTARQEVTRKDTEIQRLNQRSEKGRHHYLSQSSRPPPPPPRPLSTPPPPSGPPPPPPRLPTSPPRENQPSRNPPHSARTESSANQPLGSCIETQASKAPSRSHSKSSSRGGDIPDKHPGHSVSKSCSSSSGQHSDSDKHKSKQREDKYQSHKPSESTDRRPKSDSHPNKDCHASEKNRSHKADKDTGRKHDSRSCKSRSILNVEGHHRSNRSKSPPPEIIRHASPYDDTKGRCQERRQDKTKVALSDCEQSAARSSKEGSRDHRKIKSDDGRNRSNSKERTKSSLKQHTERHTDSPKEREGERPLKDQQKKEERRHEDDDSRKHKKNKLSEMSRKKQRLNESDKGKDVTKESQEKTHNASERASKEPRIPDNSTVEENSPNRKLCFMETLNLTLSPIKKPVLPIDAGQDVPTTKDKVAENKADDENLQFYVEDMCVIDEAECSELNSGPEDVAQQSSDIPKESSSEKTHKRCDDAEDVLEKNKCLSEAAAGKLLEEITVQTTSAFSQPLNTAESQQSVHLTPKSLEGSSPKTTESNISKSLTSDRRVDKSKPVEVTDNISDTRGSVSKQHTSNSLLKVNPGNTTEETVSEPDVLESRTVEKSVPVDSVEDAPTASPSKEPAVAEDVPDSPRRQKIPAAALTPVCQQGLHPSASVTSIHKKDPSHMEVAEDVPDSPRRQKIPAAALTPVCQQGLHPSASVTSIHKKDASHMENGPKDTDAVSSTISLDSLPQEGLSLPEAILVLTQTNEEANDSNTIVTEPSSSTGCIAVYKVSSTTEETVLPGNSSGLASTPKKSFGPGKSRENNVKPSSSVPLLHDEDSMMRTLSNLKKIPDAISPLRSPMRITKRSHIHVHGKPGHVKSLQKDFSITPVDVNSKKLDVNKENKYPGSPAKLDIHNVVDKVSEMPSSVSDTELEEGEILSESDEAAAGSPLPANKKVKLVRPVRNKPSPKSVLKRISEEMCVGSKETSEEPGSSTRSPKSRFKTVCPAASKASFSNMEEIMETFRLVRSEIRKKYMKLHKTFPRKSFNGIMDNYQESFLEFVDGAHFGEICSQAVELKSKLKNLIVPVFSKMSNNGIVKRIFEQQAVDLKQKLWDFVDAQVDCLFMDIHATLHCLCKPARAPAEKKKPAGNEEVSAQPSLKKPHFQQKEAQSSPTSMNQIKPCTVVPYKTGLGSRGKDIRITHEEKDCSSAPHLTNTQSVTDFPPRKTIPPTPEKNSMASLVVSQSGSLLDKTDFELLTEQQASSLTFNLVRDSQMGEIFKCLLQGSDLLENSSITGDSTAWSLCTPRKDGERFISITTPNKFDSPSKLRTPSKFNTPSKLIATWSSISPRRMSSPRLKEQIPLNPALFDENCLLELPMENKIMLQSSLSSQRSYSILTEDLAVSLTIPSPLKSDSTLSFLQPSSMRNMSTPESVISAHISEDALLDGEDATEQDIHLALDTDNSSCGSGSSVASSAHASSFLFKPDVPMQALVMERSNDHFILKIRQTAATRADVTLTADESLSQTLTEEDHQHREGDIAGEESQTKSVLWDKSQKGSTVSHVVLSDNSLSNFVESSRICQAATGSELSKFVESSGICQAATSSESCVTQDESQTLSKDPSHKKEDASTQQRNARFSFSEESQPLPGKKEPMTIPSDNSLHSGAQSSVQIGQAAPGKGVATESQTHLRVEDMQTQRSPSKALLSDSERNAMEASESDSVPEKMSSTPEKDQWDCDRGRKRKKHQDQLKAKRPRRKEVEITEKMVPKDDNESISSPMSLSPNSLSAKNVVRKKGEVVIAWTRDEDRAILIELKTKGASRDTFSALSERLSKPSGQIAHRFNQLMKLFKRHEKMDT from the exons ATGGAGAACATCAACACTAACGATGTTTCTGGTC TGTTGGTGCCTGTTGTGAATGTTAATGAAGATTCTGTGGATATCTACGATGACATGGATGTTGGTTTTCACAGCAATGCAG ATAACTCAACTCCAAATGCATCTCAACTGAAGGATTCTATGGATCTATATGAAGAAATTgtcacagaggagcagcagagtagAGAGACATTGTACACCGAT ctgaaGTCCAGATTCCAAGCAGCTCAAACCCAAATCAAAGAGTTACGCAGGAGACTGGAGCAGGTGGAGAtgcag AACACGGGGTTGAACACTGAGAACTTCCGTCTCAAAAAGAACATCTGTGCACTTTTACAAACAGCGAGACAGGAGGTGACGCGTAAAGACACAGAGATTCAGAGGTTGAATCAACG GTCAGAGAAAGGTCGTCATCACTATCTGTCTCAAAGCAGTaggccccctcctcctcctcctcgcccacTGTCCACTCCTCCGCCTCCCTCCggtcctccaccacctcctccacgtcTGCCGACTTCACCTCCCAGAGAGAACCAGCCTTCAAGGAATCCTCCTCACTCTGCAAGGACAGAAAGTTCAGCCAATCAGCCCCTTGGCTCCTGCATTGAGACACAAGCTTCTAAAGCACCTTCTCGTAGTCATTCTAAAAGTTCTTCGAGAGGAGGTGACATACCCGACAAACATCCTGGGCACTCTGTCAGCAAGTCCTGCAGCAGTTCATCAGGCCAGCACAGTgattcagacaaacacaagtccaaacagagagaggacaaaTATCAAAGTCATAAACCATCTGAATCAACAGACAGACGACCTAAAAGTGATTCACATCCCAACAAGGACTGTCATGCCTCTGAGAAAAACAGGTCTCATAaagcagacaaagacacaggacGGAAGCACGACTCCAGGTCATGTAAAAGCAGGAGCATCTTAAATGTTGAGGGACACCACAGATCAAACCGGAGTAAAAGCCCCCCACCAGAGATTATACGCCATGCATCCCCCTATGATGACACCAAAGGGAGATGTCAGGAAAGGAGACAAGACAAAACCAAAGTGGCCCTGTCGGACTGTGAGCAAAGTGCAGCTCGCAGTTCCAAAGAGGGCAGCCGAGatcatagaaaaataaagagtgaTGATGGACGTAACCGTTCAAATTCCAAGGAGCGAACAAAATCCTCTTTGAAACAGCACACCGAGCGCCACACTGATTCCCccaaggagagggagggagagcgacCCCTGAAGGATcagcagaagaaagaagaaagacgACATGAAGACGATGACAGCAGAAAGCATAAAAAGAACAAGCTTTCAGAGATGagcagaaagaaacagagattAAACGAATCAGACAAAGGTAAAGATGTCACTAAGGAAAGTCAGGAAAAGACACACAATGCCTCAGAAAGAGCATCTAAAGAACCACGTATCCCAGATAACAGCACTGTGGAAGAAAATAGTCCAAACAGGAAACTGTGTTTCATGGAAACATTGAATCTAACCCTTTCACCGATTAAGAAGCCAGTGTTGCCCATCGATGCCGGCCAGGACGTCCCCACAACGAAGGACAAGGTggctgaaaacaaagcagatgATGAGAATTTGCAGTTTTATGTTGAAGACATGTGTGTCATAGACGAAGCAGAGTGCAGTGAATTAAACTCTGGACCGGAAGATGTGGCACAGCAGTCATCAGATATCCCCAAAGAATCAAGCTCTGAAAAGACACACAAGAGGTGTGATGATGCAGAAGATGTCCTGGAAAAGAACAAGTGTCtgagtgaagctgcagctggcaAACTGCTTGAAGAAATTACGGTCCAAACTACCTCAGCATTCAGCCAACCCCTAAATACTGCAGAGAGTCAGCAGAGTGTACATCTTACACCAAAATCACTAGAGGGTAGTTCTCCGAAGACAACAGAGAGCAACATCTCAAAGAGTCTGACCTCAGACAGACGGGTGGATAAATCTAAACCAGTGGAGGTGACAGACAATATCAGTGACACCCGAGGAAGTGTCTccaaacaacacacaagcaATTCCCTACTAAAAGTGAACCCTGGAAATACAACTGAGGAAACCGTGTCTGAGCCTGATGTTCTTGAGTCAAGGACAGTGGAGAAAAGCGTCCCTGTGGATTCAGTTGAAGACGCTCCTACGGCTTCACCCTCAAAGGAACCCGCTGTAGCTGAAGATGTTCCTGACAGTCCCAGACGTCAAAAGATTCCTGCCGCTGCTTTGACACCGGTCTGTCAGCAAGGACTCCATCCTTCTGCTTCAGTCACTTCCATTCACAAGAAAGATCCCAGTCATATGGAAGTAGCTGAAGATGTTCCTGACAGTCCCAGACGTCAAAAGATTCCTGCCGCTGCTTTGACACCGGTCTGTCAGCAAGGACTCCATCCTTCTGCTTCAGTCACTTCCATTCACAAGAAAGATGCCAGTCATATGGAAAATGGTCCTAAAGACACAGATGCTGTATCCAGTACAATAAGCCTGGACTCACTTCCACAAGAAGGGCTGAGTTTACCCGAGGCTATTTTAGTTCTAACCCAGACAAACGAAGAGGCTAACGACAGCAATACTATCGTCACTGAGCCGAGCTCCTCCACCGGCTGTATCGCAGTGTACAAAGTCAGCAGCACGACAGAGGAGACGGTCCTGCCAGGAAACTCCAGTGGCCTCGCTTCCACCCCAAAAAAGAGCTTCGGTCCTGGAAAGAGTCGAGAGAATAATGTCAAGCCTTCCAGTTCAGTGCCACTGCTTCATGACGAGGACTCCATGATGCGCACACTCAGCAATCTGAAGAAAATCCCCGATGCCATAAGCCCTCTGAGGAGCCCGATGCGGATAACCAAGAGAAGTCACATCCATGTTCATGGCAAGCCTGGTCATGTCAAGAGCCTCCAAAAAG ATTTCTCCATCACACCCGTTGATGTCAACTCAAAGAAGTTGGATGTAAACAAAGAGAACAAATATCCTGGTTCTCCTGCAAAGCTGGACATCCACAATGTGGTGGACAAGGTGTCTGAGATGCCTTCAAGTGTCTCTGACACTGAactggaggagggggagattTTAAGTGAGAGCGATGAGGCGGCTGCTGGTTCCCCACTTCCTGCAAACAAGAAGGTGAAGTTGGTACGACCTGTCAGAAATAAACCAAGTCCCAAGTCTGTGCTGAAGAGGATATCTGAGGAAATGTGTGTTGGCTCAAAAGAAACCAGTGAAGAACCAGGTAGTTCAACACGAAGTCCAAAGAGTCGTTTTAAAACGGTTTGCCCTGCAGCATCCAAAGCTTCCTTTTCCAACATGGAGGAAATAATGGAGACATTCAGGTTGGTTCGCAGTGAGATCCGAAAAAAGTACATGAAGCTTCATAAAACCTTTCCCAGGAAGAGCTTCAATGGCATAATGGACAATTATCAGGAATCTTTTTTAGAGTTTGTGGATGGTGCTCATTTTGGTGAGATATGCAGTCAGGCAGTAGAGCTGAAATCCAAGCTGAAGAATCTGATTGTGCCCGTGTTtagcaaaatgtcaaataatggCATCGTGAAACGGATCTTTGAACAGCAAGCAGTCGACCTGAAGCAGAAGCTGTGGGACTTTGTCGATGCCCAAGTTGACTGCTTGTTCATGGACATTCATGCGACGCTGCACTGTCTTTGCAAACCAGCAAGAGCTCCGGCTGAGAAGAAGAAGCCCGCTGGGAACGAGGAAGTATCCGCACAGCCGTCTTTAAAGAAGCCTCACTTTCAACAGAAGGAAGCACAGTCCTCTCCAACCAGCATGAATCAAATCAAGCCTTGTACTGTAGTGCCTTACAAAACAGGGCTTGGAAGCAGAGGCAAAGACATCAGAATCACGCACGAGGAAAAAGACTGCAGCAGTGCCCCACATCTGACAAATACACAATCTGTGACTGACTTCCCTCCTCGTAAAACTATTCCTCCAACTCCAGAGAAAAATAGCATGGCCTCTTTGGTTGTCTCTCAAAGTGGCTCTCTGCTCGACAAAACCGACTTTGAACTGCTCACGGAACAGCAGGCCTCCAGTTTAACGTTCAACCTGGTGAGAGACTCTCAAATGGGAGaaatcttcaaatgtcttctCCAAGGATCTGACTTACTagaaaacagcagcatcacaggAGACAGCACAGCATGGTCCCTCTGTACCCcgaggaaggatggagagaggttCATCAGCATCACCACTCCAAATAAATTTGACTCTCCGTCTAAACTGCGTACCCCGTCCAAATTTAACACCCCCTCCAAACTCATCGCTACCTGGTCCAGCATTTCACCTCGCAGGATGTCTTCTCCCCGGTTGAAAGAGCAGATCCCCCTGAATCCAGCTTTATTTGACGAGAATTGCTTGTTAGAGCTGCCAATGGAGAACAAAATAATGCTGCAGTCCAGCTTGTCTTCTCAAAGGTCCTATTCCATACTGACTGAAGATCTGGCTGTCTCGCTCACCATTCCGTCACCCCTCAAGTCTGACAGCACTCTCAGCTTCCTACAGCCATCAAGCATGCGCAACATGTCCACTCCAGAAAGCGTCATCAGTGCGCACATAAGCGAGGACGCCCTGCTGGACGGCGAGGACGCCACAGAGCAGGACATTCACCTCGCCCTCGACACCGACAACTCCAGCTGTGGCTCCGGCAGCAGTGTGGCCTCATCAGCACACGCCTCATCTTTCTTGTTCAAGCCTGACGTGCCCATGCAAGCGTTAGTGATGGAGAGGTCCAACGATCACTTCATCTTGAAGATCCGCCAGACAGCCGCGACGCGTGCAGACGTCACGCTCACTGCCGATGAAAGCTTAAGTCAGACACTGACAGAAGAAGATCACCAGCATAGAGAAGGAGACATAGCAGGTGAAGAAAGTCAAACAAAATCGGTTTTGTGGGACAAGTCGCAGAAGGGAAGTACTGTGTCACATGTGGTGCTATCTGACAACAGTCTGTCTAACTTTGTTGAAAGCTCTAGGATCTGCCAGGCTGCCACAGGCTCAGAGCTTTCTAAGTTTGTTGAAAGCTCTGGGATCTGCCAGGCTGCCACAAGCTCAGAGAGCTGTGTCACTCAAGATGAAAGCCAGACACTAAGTAAAGATCCCTCCCACAAAAAAGAAGACGCGTCAACTCAACAGAGGAACGCacgttttagtttttctgaggAGTCACAGCCACTGCCAGGGAAAAAGGAACCCATGACCATTCCTTCAGACAACAGTTTACACAGTGGTGCTCAAAGCTCTGTGCAGATTGGCCAGGCAGCCCCTGGAAAAGGTGTCGCTACAGAGAGTCAAACGCACCTCAGAGTAGAAGACATGCAAACTCAAAGAAGTCCGTCAAAAGCTCTTTTGAGTGACTCAGAGAGAAATGCAATGGAGGCATCAGAGTCTGACAGTGTCCCAGAGAAGATGAGCAGCACACCAGAGAAAGACCAGTGGGATTGTGACAGAGGCAGAAAACGGAAGAAGCACCAAGATCAATTGAAAGCAAAGCGGCCCAGAAGGAAGGAGGTGGAGATTACAGAGAAGATGGTGCCTAAAGACGATAATGAGTCCATATCGTCCCCAATGAGTTTGTCCCCCAACAGCCTCTCAGCCAAGAATGTTGTGAGGAAGAAAGGCGAGGTGGTGATAGCATGGACGAG AGATGAAGATCGAGCGATTCTGATTGAGCTGAAGACAAAAGGGGCTTCACGTGACActttctctgctctgtcagaAAGACTGAGCAAGCCGTCAGGACAG aTCGCTCACAGGTTTAATCAGCTCATGAAGCTTTTTAAGAGGCATGAGAAGATGGACACCTGA